From a single Botrytis cinerea B05.10 chromosome 16, complete sequence genomic region:
- the Bcitt1 gene encoding Bcitt1: MEDQRTEEFDCVAAIFPEIEFNSTNKFRASIELSVKPGNPVTVSFPTASDGVLNFPTPPLSASSENAEGNAINNPVVNNTESHEITYLPSLQLHITLPEGYPESEPPKFELSTTPAWLPRTRLDELEADGVRMWEEMGHDLVVFAYIDSLQQGAENAFGYGEEDKMLEIPQDDKIALLDFDIKSIQEAFDKGTYDCGICLDPKKGSACHKMIDCGHVFCIECLQDFYNNAIKEGDLISVRCLAPNCAKERAEKSTKKSRKSKTQLSPSELLQIPLEHDVVTRFVKLKHKAQLESDKNTVYCPRAWCNGAARSKKYRKPEGLEDDESSDDESETEMKGKGKGFVAGADLIAICEDCSYAFCSRCLQGWHGEFKICTPKREREELSEEEKASLEYMQLHTTPCPTCAAPVQKTHGCNHMICFRCNSHFCYLCSAWLEPANPYKHFNQETTGCYQRLWELEAGDGDDVGRGFGGGVQEAIIEIPEEIEEPEVEEPEQEIQEPEEVIEQGERQEVERQAPLVLRLNQPRQVAQPAPAVPDAPQAHRGQHNRGNRQNQGRGNGAPRGRAVGMNRQEIPRQGAGRGRGRGRGRGRDDIVVDAEDQDQHAANQAWVQRFVRMALNDEEDQLEWDDDEENHAAWEIPVR; the protein is encoded by the exons ATGGAGGATCAGCGAACAGAAGAGTTTGACTGCGTCGCCGCTATCTTTCCTGAAATCGAATTCAACTCCACTAACAAGTTTCGCGCTTCCATCGAACTATCTGTGAAGCCCGGAAACCCGGTCACTGTCTCGTTTCCCACTGCGTCCGATGGTGTGCTAAACTTCCCTACCCCGCCATTGTCTGCCAGTTCTGAAAATGCGGAGGGCAACGCAATCAACAATCCCGTAGTTAATAATACCGAATCGCACGAAATCACGTATCTACCATCACTGCAACTACATATTACATTACCAGAAGGTTACCCGGAATCTGAACCTCCGAAGTTTGAGCTGTCTACAACACCCGCATGGCTTCCTCGAACCCGTCTCGATGAGCTTGAGGCCGATGGAGTTCGCATGTGGGAAGAAATGGGTCACGACTTGGTGGTATTCGCATATATTGATTCACTACAACAAGGGGCTGAGAATGCCTTTGGTTATGGCGAGGAAGACAAAATGTTAGAGATTCCACAAGATGATAAGATCGCATTGCTCGATTTCGACATCAAATCTATACAAGAAGCATTCGACAAAGGAACCTATGATTGCGGTATCTGTCTTG ATCCCAAAAAGGGCTCCGCTTGCCATAAAATGATCGATTGCGGGCACGTCTTTTGCATCGAATGTTTAcaagatttctataataatgCGATCAAAGAGGGTGATCTAATATCGGTTCGTTGCTTGGCCCCAAATTGCGCAAAAGAGCGAGCCGAAAAGTCCACCAAAAAGTCTCGAAAGTCGAAAACTCAACTGAGTCCCAGCGAACTTCTTCAAATACCCCTTGAACATGATGTTGTCACGCGCTTTGTGAAACTCAAGCATAAAGCTCAACTGGAATCTGACAAAAACACTGTGTACTGCCCAAGAGCTTGGTGTAACGGAGCTGCTAGGTCAAAAAAATATCGCAAACCAGAAGGTCTTGAGGACGATGAAAGTTCAGATGATGAATCCGAAACAGagatgaaaggaaagggaaaagggtTTGTTGCAGGAGCGGACCTTATCGCAATCTGCGAGGACTGTTCTTATGCTTTCTGTAGTCGATGTCTACAGGGATGGCATggagaattcaaaatttgcactccaaagagagagagagaagagctttctgaagaagaaaaggcttCGTTAGAATACATGCAACTTCATACTACACCTTGCCCTACGTGTGCCGCTCCGGTTCAAAAAACACACGGGTGCAACCACATGATCTGTTTCAGATGTAATTCCCATTTCTGTTATCTTTGCTCGGCTTGGCTGGAACCAGCAAATCCTTACAAGCATTTCAACCAAGAAACTACGGGCTGCTATCAACGACTTTGGGAACTTGAAGCGGGTGACGGCGACGATGTTGGACGTGGCTTTGGTGGTGGAGTACAGGAAGCAATCATCGAGATCCCTGAGGAGATCGAAGAACCCGAGGTGGAGGAACCAGAGCAGGAAATTCAGGAGCCCGAAGAGGTAATTGAGCAAGGCGAACGACAGGAAGTAGAGCGACAAGCCCCTCTAGTTTTACGTCTAAATCAGCCTCGTCAAGTTGCGCAACCTGCCCCTGCAGTCCCTGATGCCCCGCAGGCACATCGTGGACAACACAATCGAGGAAATCGACAGAATCAGGGTCGTGGTAATGGCGCTCCTCGTGGTCGTGCTGTTGGTATGAATAGACAGGAAATCCCGCGGCAAGGGGCTGGCAGGGGTCGAGGCCGAGGTCGAGGTCGAGGTCGAGATGACATAGTTGTTGATGCTGAAGATCAGGACCAGCATGCAGCGAATCAGGCTTGGGTCCAGAGATTTGTACGCATGGCGTTAAACGACGAAGAAGATCAGTTGGAATgggacgatgatgaagaaaatcatGCCGCCTGGGAAATACCAGTTCGGTAA